A stretch of Natronococcus sp. CG52 DNA encodes these proteins:
- a CDS encoding DNA-methyltransferase — METTHRVVVGDARELSQVADESVELVVTSPPYPMIEMWDELFAELDPAIGDALESGDGRTAFEAMHAQLERVWDELERVLVDGGIACINVGDATRSVDGSFRVYPNHARVLEAFESRGFDPLPDVLWRKPANSAAKFMGSGMIPPNAYVTLEHEYVLVFRKGGDSRSFEPGADRRYEAAYFWEERNRWFSDVWTEVRGELQALDGGHGELRERSAAYPLEIPYRLCCMYSAYGDTVLDPFWGTGTTSVAAMCAGRNSIGYELEPAFRKVFADRIADVPALSRSVGRTRLERHREFVADRQEAGKELSYDAVHYETPVVTKMEREIRFREVAGVEPIADENGYRAEHEPLSVE, encoded by the coding sequence ATGGAGACGACCCACCGCGTCGTCGTCGGCGACGCCCGCGAACTCTCGCAGGTAGCCGACGAATCCGTCGAACTCGTCGTCACGTCCCCGCCGTACCCGATGATCGAGATGTGGGACGAGCTCTTCGCGGAGCTCGACCCCGCTATCGGCGACGCGCTCGAGTCCGGCGACGGTCGCACGGCCTTCGAAGCGATGCACGCCCAGCTCGAGCGCGTCTGGGACGAACTCGAGCGCGTCCTCGTCGACGGCGGGATCGCCTGCATCAACGTGGGTGACGCGACCCGGTCGGTCGACGGGAGTTTTCGCGTCTACCCCAACCACGCCCGCGTGCTCGAGGCCTTCGAGTCCCGCGGTTTCGACCCCCTCCCCGACGTGCTCTGGCGGAAGCCGGCCAACAGCGCGGCCAAGTTCATGGGCAGCGGGATGATTCCGCCGAACGCCTACGTCACGCTCGAGCACGAGTACGTGCTGGTCTTCCGGAAGGGGGGCGACAGCCGGTCGTTCGAGCCGGGCGCCGACCGGCGGTACGAGGCCGCCTACTTCTGGGAAGAACGCAACCGCTGGTTCTCCGACGTCTGGACCGAGGTTCGCGGGGAGTTACAGGCGCTCGACGGCGGTCACGGGGAGCTGCGGGAGCGGTCGGCCGCCTACCCCCTCGAGATCCCCTACCGGCTGTGCTGTATGTACTCGGCGTACGGAGACACCGTCCTCGACCCCTTCTGGGGGACCGGAACGACCTCGGTGGCGGCGATGTGCGCCGGCCGGAACTCGATCGGCTACGAACTCGAGCCGGCGTTCCGGAAGGTCTTCGCGGACCGAATCGCGGACGTTCCCGCTCTCTCGCGCTCGGTCGGCCGCACGCGCCTCGAGCGCCACCGCGAGTTCGTCGCCGACCGACAGGAGGCGGGGAAGGAACTCTCGTACGACGCCGTCCACTACGAGACGCCCGTCGTGACGAAGATGGAACGCGAGATCCGGTTTCGAGAGGTCGCGGGCGTCGAGCCGATCGCAGACGAGAACGGCTACCGTGCCGAACACGAACCGCTGTCGGTCGAGTAG
- a CDS encoding universal stress protein, with protein MSRHVLVAIDDSEASRSAFEYALEEYPESRITALHVFDPTHPNIYADATGGSAEQYEEFELANREHGAELLEEATELAADRGREVRTALEDGTPAETIVDYAADHDIDRLVVGTRDRAVTSRALLGSVSRAVAKRASVPVTIV; from the coding sequence ATGAGCCGGCACGTTCTCGTCGCGATAGACGACTCCGAAGCCTCGAGATCGGCGTTCGAGTACGCACTCGAGGAGTATCCAGAGTCGAGAATCACCGCGTTACACGTGTTCGACCCGACGCATCCCAACATCTACGCGGACGCCACGGGCGGGTCGGCCGAACAGTACGAGGAGTTCGAACTGGCCAACCGCGAGCACGGCGCGGAACTGCTCGAGGAGGCGACGGAGCTCGCCGCAGACCGCGGACGGGAGGTTCGGACGGCACTCGAGGACGGAACGCCGGCCGAGACGATCGTCGATTACGCCGCCGACCACGACATCGATCGCCTCGTCGTTGGCACCCGCGATCGAGCCGTTACGAGCCGCGCGTTGCTCGGGAGCGTCTCCAGAGCCGTCGCGAAGCGCGCGTCCGTCCCCGTGACGATCGTGTAG
- the ggt gene encoding gamma-glutamyltransferase yields the protein MDTSVDLDRFDSRRSTAYANRGMVATSQPLAAQAGVSILEAGGNAFDAAVATAAALNVVEPTSTGIGGDVFALYRTADGEVGAMRSCGGAPANATIENVKGALEEADDVSQYYPESRGYAVDGDASGDALEMPFLGPHAVTVPGTARGWEATVEELGELSLSDALEPAIHYATEGYPVSPVIAHYWQGAEDLFTDEHAREAYLFDGESPEIGETVTLPRLGESMQKIADEGADAFYEGEIADAIVEEIQSAGGFLTREDLADFEPEFVDPVSTSYNGTEVYELPPNNQGLLALEALNIAEEIGAGEHEYDSPERVHAFTEAMKLAFVDGHHYVTDPEYEQIPPLASKEYARERAAAIGDSPIQDPEVGVPTKAAEDADTVLLTVGDEEGNIVSYINSRFAGFGSGLVAGDTGIALQNRGASFSLDPDHPNSLEPEKRPFHTLVPAVAKLDEDDWLAFGVMGGYMQPQGHVQVLSNIVDYGMDLQEALDAPRWRYREDGSLGVEERLPNAAKLARKGHDVGVLPPVMFGGAQAVRRRGETLSGATEPRKDGSAIGY from the coding sequence ATGGACACTTCCGTCGATCTGGACCGATTCGACTCGAGACGCTCGACAGCGTACGCAAATCGCGGCATGGTCGCGACGAGCCAGCCGCTCGCGGCGCAGGCCGGGGTATCAATCCTCGAAGCCGGCGGGAACGCCTTCGACGCGGCGGTCGCGACCGCGGCCGCGCTCAACGTCGTCGAGCCGACCTCGACCGGGATCGGCGGCGACGTCTTCGCGCTCTATCGGACCGCTGACGGCGAGGTTGGCGCGATGCGCTCCTGCGGCGGCGCCCCCGCGAACGCGACGATCGAGAACGTGAAGGGCGCGCTCGAGGAGGCCGACGACGTCTCGCAGTATTACCCCGAGTCGCGCGGCTACGCCGTCGACGGCGATGCGAGTGGCGACGCCCTCGAGATGCCCTTCCTCGGCCCCCACGCGGTGACCGTCCCCGGGACGGCCCGCGGCTGGGAGGCCACGGTCGAGGAACTCGGAGAACTCTCGCTTTCGGACGCGCTCGAGCCGGCGATCCACTACGCCACCGAGGGCTACCCAGTCTCGCCGGTAATCGCCCACTACTGGCAGGGTGCCGAGGACCTCTTCACCGACGAACACGCCCGCGAGGCGTACCTCTTCGACGGCGAGAGTCCGGAGATCGGCGAGACCGTGACGCTGCCGCGACTCGGTGAATCGATGCAGAAAATCGCCGACGAGGGCGCCGACGCCTTTTACGAGGGCGAGATCGCGGACGCGATCGTCGAGGAGATCCAGTCCGCGGGCGGCTTTCTGACCCGCGAAGACCTCGCCGACTTCGAACCCGAGTTCGTCGACCCCGTCAGCACGAGCTACAACGGGACCGAGGTGTACGAACTGCCGCCGAACAACCAGGGCCTGCTCGCCCTCGAGGCGCTGAACATCGCCGAGGAAATCGGCGCGGGCGAGCACGAGTACGACTCGCCGGAGCGGGTCCACGCCTTCACCGAGGCGATGAAACTCGCGTTCGTCGACGGCCACCACTACGTCACCGACCCCGAGTACGAGCAGATCCCGCCGCTGGCCTCGAAGGAGTACGCCCGCGAGCGCGCCGCGGCGATCGGCGACTCGCCGATCCAGGACCCCGAGGTCGGCGTTCCGACGAAGGCGGCCGAGGACGCCGACACCGTCCTCCTGACGGTCGGCGACGAGGAGGGGAACATCGTCTCCTACATCAACTCCCGGTTCGCCGGCTTCGGCAGCGGACTCGTCGCGGGCGACACCGGCATCGCGCTCCAGAACCGGGGCGCCTCGTTCTCGCTCGATCCCGACCATCCGAACAGTCTCGAGCCCGAGAAGCGGCCGTTCCACACGCTGGTCCCCGCCGTCGCGAAACTCGACGAGGACGACTGGCTGGCGTTCGGCGTCATGGGCGGCTACATGCAGCCCCAGGGCCACGTCCAGGTGCTCTCGAACATCGTCGACTACGGGATGGACCTGCAGGAAGCGCTCGACGCACCGCGCTGGCGCTACCGCGAGGACGGTAGCCTTGGCGTCGAGGAGCGACTGCCGAACGCGGCGAAGCTGGCGCGGAAGGGCCACGACGTGGGCGTCCTCCCGCCGGTGATGTTCGGCGGTGCACAGGCCGTCCGCCGACGGGGTGAGACGCTGTCCGGCGCGACCGAACCGCGAAAGGACGGCTCCGCAATCGGTTACTGA